A DNA window from Arachis hypogaea cultivar Tifrunner chromosome 18, arahy.Tifrunner.gnm2.J5K5, whole genome shotgun sequence contains the following coding sequences:
- the LOC112771623 gene encoding AP2-like ethylene-responsive transcription factor PLT2: protein MNSNNWLSFPLSPTHSSLPPLGTLVNDNIDNSFQNHDWNLINNESSSSSQVPKVADFLGVSNKSENESDLAGLDDDSDYLFNANTTLLPLQVLSNNSSYDYQQQEDSNNNNSSSNLHQSLTLSMATANKDSTTSDTTCATAIVEASAAAPRRALDTFGQRTSIYRGVTRHRWTGRYEAHLWDNSCRREGQSRKGRQVYLGGYDKEEKAARAYDLAALKYWGTSTTTNFPMSNYEKELEDMKHMTRQEFVAAIRRKSSGFSRGASMYRGVTRHHQHGRWQARIGRVAGNKDLYLGTFSTEEEAAEAYDIAAIKFRGLNAVTNFDMSRYDVKAILESNTLPIGGGAAKRLKEAQALESSRKTNRDDIIALGSTFPYGSSSSNTTATRFLQQATAYPLMPQHHFDHHHHHQPLLTLQNHDISQHYNTDPASSSFHHTNSYLQTQLQLHHQQHQTTSSSSSSSYNNNNAQFYSSYLQGFMDHNNGNGGGGYHHHHHNTNNMIGIGMGSNNNSSSSNATAVGSAEELALVKVDYDMPSAGYGGWSPAADTMHGSNGGGVFTMWNE from the exons atgaattcaaacaactGGCTATCATTCCCACTCTCTCCAACTCATTCATCACTACCACCTCTGGGAACATTGGTGAATGACAACATCGATAACTCCTTTCAAAATCATG ATTGGAATCTGATAAACAATGAGAGCAGCAGCAGTAGTCAAGTTCCGAAGGTAGCAGATTTTCTTGGTGTGAGTAACAAGTCTGAGAATGAGTCAGATCTTGCAGGCTTGGATGATGACTCGGATTACTTGTTCAACGCAAACACAACCCTTTTGCCTCTGCAAGTTCTTTCTAATAATAGCAGCTATGACTACCAACAACAAGAAGACAGTAACAACAATAACAGTAGTAGTAATCTTCATCAGTCACTCACACTCTCCATGGCTACTGCCAACAAGGACTCCACTACTTCCGACACCACTTGTGCCACTGCCATCGTTGAAGCTTCAGCTGCTGCCCCGAGAAGAGCTTTGGATACCTTTGGTCAGAGAACTTCTATTTATCGTGGTGTAACAAG acATAGGTGGACTGGAAGGTATGAAGCTCATCTATGGGATAATAGTTGTAGAAGGGAGGGTCAATCAAGAAAAGGTCGccaag TGTATTTGG GTGgatatgacaaagaagagaaaGCAGCAAGGGCTTATGATTTAGCCGCACTTAAGTACTGGGGAACTTCCACCACTACCAACTTTCCC ATGAGTAACTACGAGAAAGAGTTGGAAGACATGAAGCACATGACAAGACAGGAATTCGTAGCAGCCATTAGAAGGAAGAGCAGTGGATTCTCAAGGGGAGCATCAATGTATCGTGGAGTCACAAG GCATCATCAACATGGAAGATGGCAAGCAAGGATAGGAAGAGTAGCGGGAAACAAAGATCTGTACTTGGGAACTTTCAGTACGGAAGAAGAAGCTGCAGAAGCTTATGACATTGCAGCCATAAAGTTCAGAGGTCTAAATGCAGTTACAAACTTCGACATGAGTCGCTACGATGTGAAAGCCATTCTTGAAAGCAACACACTTCCCATTGGAGGAGGTGCTGCAAAACGCTTAAAGGAAGCTCAGGCTCTAGAATCTTCTAGAAAGACTAATAGAGATGATATCATAGCATTGGGATCCACCTTTCCATACGgatcttcttcatcaaacacaacCGCCACCAGATTTTTGCAGCAAGCAACAGCTTATCCTTTAATGCCGCAGCACCACttcgatcatcatcatcatcatcaaccattGTTAACGTTACAGAACCATGACATATCACAACATTACAACACTGATCCTGCTTCTTCTTCGTTTCATCATACTAATTCTTATCTCCAAACGCAGCTTCAGCTCCATCATCAACAGCATCaaactacttcttcttcttcttcgtcttcatacaataataataatgctcAATTTTACAGCAGCTACCTTCAGGGATTCATGGACCATAACAATGGGAATGGCGGAGGAGgttaccatcatcatcatcataacacTAATAATATGATTGGGATTGGAATGGGTTCTAATAATAACTCCTCATCGAGCAATGCCACAGCAGTGGGATCAGCGGAGGAGCTTGCTCTTGTGAAGGTTGATTATGACATGCCTTCCGCGGGATACGGCGGCTGGTCGCCGGCGGCAGACACCATGCACGGTTCAAACGGCGGTGGTGTCTTCACAATgtggaatgaatga